A single genomic interval of Leptospira montravelensis harbors:
- a CDS encoding nuclear transport factor 2 family protein — MHANEELIQKFYTAFQNKDGQTMVSLYHPEIEFKDPAFGHLKGKEAIAMWLMLIEKSQNLTIRFSNIKADDSKGSANWEADYSFSKTGRMVQNKIQANFTFKDGKIFTHQDHFSMWKWLGMAMGPVGYFLGWWPALGNKVRKEAVTGLQLYMKRKRM, encoded by the coding sequence ATGCATGCAAATGAAGAGTTAATTCAAAAGTTTTACACGGCCTTCCAAAACAAAGATGGTCAAACTATGGTTTCCCTTTACCATCCCGAAATTGAATTCAAAGATCCTGCCTTTGGTCATTTAAAAGGAAAAGAAGCGATAGCTATGTGGCTTATGTTAATTGAAAAAAGCCAAAACCTAACCATTCGATTTTCGAATATCAAAGCGGATGACTCCAAAGGTTCCGCCAATTGGGAAGCAGATTATAGTTTTAGTAAAACGGGAAGAATGGTTCAGAACAAAATCCAGGCAAATTTTACATTTAAAGATGGTAAAATCTTCACTCATCAAGATCATTTTTCGATGTGGAAGTGGCTCGGAATGGCAATGGGTCCTGTTGGATATTTTCTCGGTTGGTGGCCGGCACTCGGTAACAAAGTTAGAAAAGAAGCTGTGACTGGATTACAATTATATATGAAACGCAAACGAATGTAG
- a CDS encoding rhodanese-like domain-containing protein has translation MNRIVLIVLVVVCVVFIVYKLKTSLGGDPSVVKEKIDAGALVVDVRTVAEYQSGHFPGAINIPVDQVSKRLEEFGDKNRSIIVYCASGGRSGSAKSYLQSIGYADVTNAGGLSNMPNP, from the coding sequence TTGAATCGAATTGTCTTAATCGTCTTAGTTGTTGTTTGCGTTGTCTTTATAGTATATAAATTAAAAACTTCGTTAGGTGGAGACCCATCAGTCGTTAAAGAAAAAATAGATGCTGGTGCTTTGGTTGTAGATGTAAGAACCGTTGCTGAATATCAATCTGGCCATTTCCCTGGTGCCATCAATATCCCAGTAGATCAAGTTTCAAAAAGATTGGAAGAATTCGGTGATAAAAATAGATCGATCATAGTCTATTGTGCATCAGGTGGTCGGAGCGGTAGTGCCAAGTCCTACTTGCAATCCATAGGTTACGCTGACGTGACAAACGCAGGTGGACTTTCCAATATGCCTAATCCATAA
- a CDS encoding phosphoribosyl-AMP cyclohydrolase translates to MIQLPKEKKIAIISKPSLNSNELNLKVLNSDLAQDFVDHFDFSKKQLFIDCDEDALLEIDSELQTTDKRLLWESGKLKLTEEEWVSFQNTIPPLSPFLAQDLTGKELMLAWGKKESLLSAVESGLGTYYSRSRMGKWVKGEESGHLQNLTAIYVHSNPFFVQYVTNQIGAACHTGYYSCFFRELGANDSISFVYKSKVGA, encoded by the coding sequence ATGATACAACTACCAAAAGAAAAGAAAATCGCCATCATATCGAAACCTTCCCTCAACTCAAATGAGTTAAATTTGAAAGTCTTAAATTCGGATCTTGCACAGGATTTTGTGGATCATTTTGATTTTAGCAAAAAACAATTGTTTATCGATTGTGATGAAGATGCTTTATTAGAGATTGATTCAGAATTGCAAACTACCGATAAACGTCTGTTATGGGAATCTGGAAAATTAAAATTAACGGAAGAAGAATGGGTTTCCTTTCAAAATACCATTCCACCTCTTTCACCATTTCTTGCACAAGACCTCACAGGAAAAGAATTGATGTTAGCTTGGGGAAAAAAAGAAAGTCTATTGTCTGCTGTGGAATCTGGACTTGGAACTTATTATAGTCGTTCTAGAATGGGAAAGTGGGTGAAAGGAGAAGAGTCTGGCCACCTTCAAAACTTAACTGCAATTTATGTGCATTCTAATCCTTTTTTTGTGCAATATGTTACAAACCAAATCGGGGCAGCATGCCATACGGGATATTATTCTTGTTTTTTTCGAGAGTTAGGTGCGAATGATTCTATTTCATTCGTCTATAAGAGTAAAGTAGGAGCGTAG
- a CDS encoding adenylate/guanylate cyclase domain-containing protein, translated as MATKSEQILREKEIEGIKFSLYGKIIIFSLLTIGTFFVAQTLFELLTIASISLVLNLILYILSKFLKRGKFVSFIGLFCVLIDLFIITILPFIWYNAVGGESQVPRTYLIKTYLHFIIAATLVMNAFSIQPIYPMIYALGVVVSQAGILVYAQQDPRFVSTESFKEAFLGPAAHVNNYIMSMGIIGVLGFFLAYLTYRVRRTVLTAVTNEIKMSQLSRYFSPNVANQMGQAGDDFFKPGGKEATVAVLFCDVANFTNLSETLGPEKTMSLLSEYHSFMLDVVFEHSGTLDKFMGDGMMVTFGTPLPSKDDATNAVRAGVAMLQALSLWNEKRESNGEKPISIRIGIHYGPVIVGNVGVEKRLEYTVIGDTVNAASRLESLGKELKRNFLITKELYDQVSLEFRQNLKIKSIGTLSLRGKTKTTDILSVETNL; from the coding sequence ATGGCAACAAAGTCAGAACAAATATTAAGAGAGAAGGAGATTGAGGGGATTAAATTTAGTCTCTATGGAAAAATTATAATTTTTTCTCTTCTCACTATTGGGACTTTCTTTGTTGCTCAAACTTTATTTGAATTATTAACGATAGCCTCTATATCGTTAGTATTAAATTTAATTCTATATATTTTGTCCAAGTTTTTGAAACGAGGGAAGTTTGTTTCTTTTATTGGGCTATTTTGCGTATTGATTGATTTATTCATCATTACGATTCTTCCGTTCATTTGGTACAATGCTGTCGGTGGAGAATCACAAGTTCCTAGAACTTATTTAATCAAAACCTATTTGCACTTTATCATCGCAGCAACCCTGGTGATGAATGCTTTTAGTATCCAACCCATTTATCCAATGATTTATGCTTTGGGAGTTGTTGTTAGTCAGGCCGGGATTTTGGTGTATGCGCAACAAGATCCCCGATTTGTGAGTACGGAAAGTTTTAAAGAAGCCTTTCTTGGTCCAGCCGCCCATGTGAATAACTACATCATGTCTATGGGCATCATCGGTGTTCTCGGATTTTTTTTGGCATACCTTACTTATCGCGTTAGGCGAACTGTTCTAACGGCCGTAACGAATGAAATTAAAATGTCACAGCTTTCTCGTTATTTTTCGCCTAATGTTGCAAACCAAATGGGGCAAGCTGGAGACGATTTTTTTAAACCAGGTGGAAAAGAAGCAACTGTAGCTGTTTTGTTTTGTGATGTTGCTAACTTTACGAATCTGTCTGAAACTCTCGGCCCTGAAAAAACAATGTCCTTACTTTCTGAATACCATAGTTTTATGTTAGATGTAGTTTTTGAACATAGTGGCACACTCGATAAATTTATGGGGGATGGAATGATGGTGACTTTTGGAACACCCCTTCCTTCAAAAGATGATGCTACGAATGCCGTTAGAGCCGGCGTGGCTATGTTACAAGCATTATCACTTTGGAACGAGAAAAGAGAATCAAACGGAGAAAAACCGATATCTATTAGGATTGGGATTCATTATGGGCCAGTCATCGTTGGAAATGTAGGTGTAGAAAAACGTTTAGAATACACAGTCATTGGTGATACTGTCAATGCTGCCAGTAGATTGGAATCTTTAGGAAAAGAATTAAAACGAAACTTTCTTATCACTAAAGAATTATACGATCAAGTATCCCTTGAATTTCGACAAAATCTAAAAATTAAATCTATAGGAACTTTGTCTCTTAGAGGAAAAACAAAAACCACAGATATTTTATCTGTAGAGACTAATTTATGA
- the metG gene encoding methionine--tRNA ligase, whose product MSKNILVTSALPYANGSIHLGHVLEAVQTDIWVRFQKLVGNNCYFFCADDTHGTPIMIAAKKAGKTPETMIEEVQKEHYKDLTSFGVSYDNYYTTNSEENKKFSESIYLTLKKKGHIVARNIEQSYCEHDKMFLPDRFIKGTCPKCGAKDQYGDSCEVCGTSYSPKDLKDSYCSICGTTPVLKESKHLFFKLQDFQSQLQTWIEGESRLNEGAQKKLKEWFTSGLQEWDISRDGPYFGFAIPEEENKYFYVWLDAPIGYMASSMNFLKDEKKFNEIWKEGKGEIVHFIGKDILYFHGLFWPAMLMGADYQTPSQLNVHGFLTVNGEKMSKSRGTFINASTFAKYLDVEHFRFYLACRLGSGMEDVDISFDDFVSRVNSDLIGNLVNLVSRVSTSILDKMDRKLGALSEEGKSLVSELLSKETEIREAYESRNYSKVMREITGLGDKVNKYVNDYAPWNLIKSDVEKAREVVTTSLNCAKILFTYLGPVTPNIVSSVAQLFQVENLSFLNLKSTLENQVLGPYQMLSKRVEEKNISLMIEETKEAFQKANPEKSNVEPGKTTSPTSVATTVSEDGFITIDELSKVELRVGQIMEAGPVEGADKLLFVKVNLGEKGIKNVFAGIKASYTAEELVGKKVVVVANLKPRQMKFGLSEAMLLASGKEKTLSLFVPDRDANPGDLLK is encoded by the coding sequence ATGTCGAAAAATATACTCGTTACAAGTGCACTTCCCTACGCCAATGGATCCATCCATTTGGGACATGTCTTAGAAGCAGTCCAAACAGATATCTGGGTCCGTTTCCAAAAGTTAGTTGGGAACAATTGTTATTTTTTCTGTGCTGATGACACACACGGAACTCCCATTATGATTGCCGCAAAAAAAGCAGGCAAAACCCCCGAAACCATGATCGAAGAAGTGCAGAAGGAACATTATAAGGACCTAACTTCTTTTGGTGTTTCGTATGATAACTATTATACGACAAATTCAGAAGAAAACAAAAAATTCTCAGAATCCATTTATCTAACGTTGAAGAAAAAAGGACATATTGTTGCACGTAACATCGAACAATCGTATTGCGAACATGATAAAATGTTTTTACCTGACAGATTCATTAAAGGAACTTGTCCTAAATGTGGTGCAAAAGACCAATACGGTGATTCTTGCGAAGTATGTGGAACTAGTTACTCTCCAAAAGATTTAAAAGATTCTTATTGTTCTATTTGCGGAACTACACCTGTCCTAAAAGAATCCAAACATTTATTTTTTAAACTGCAAGATTTTCAATCGCAACTGCAAACCTGGATCGAAGGCGAAAGTCGATTGAATGAGGGAGCGCAAAAAAAATTAAAGGAATGGTTTACCTCAGGATTACAAGAATGGGATATCAGCCGTGATGGCCCATATTTTGGTTTTGCGATTCCTGAAGAAGAAAACAAATATTTTTATGTTTGGTTGGATGCACCTATCGGGTATATGGCGTCCTCAATGAACTTTTTAAAAGATGAAAAGAAGTTCAATGAAATTTGGAAAGAAGGGAAGGGCGAGATTGTACATTTTATCGGAAAAGATATTTTATACTTTCATGGACTTTTTTGGCCAGCAATGCTTATGGGAGCCGATTACCAAACACCATCACAATTGAATGTACATGGATTTTTAACTGTTAACGGCGAGAAGATGTCCAAATCCAGAGGAACATTTATCAATGCATCTACATTCGCAAAGTATTTGGATGTAGAACATTTCCGATTTTATTTGGCCTGCCGTTTGGGTTCGGGAATGGAAGACGTGGATATTTCTTTCGATGATTTTGTTTCTAGAGTCAATTCCGATCTAATTGGAAATCTTGTGAATTTGGTCTCACGTGTATCTACTTCTATTTTAGATAAAATGGATCGTAAGTTAGGTGCTCTTTCGGAAGAAGGAAAATCTTTGGTTTCGGAACTTTTATCTAAAGAAACAGAAATTCGCGAAGCGTATGAGTCACGTAACTACTCCAAGGTGATGCGAGAAATTACGGGGCTTGGAGATAAAGTTAACAAATATGTTAATGATTATGCTCCTTGGAATTTAATCAAATCGGATGTAGAAAAGGCAAGAGAGGTAGTAACAACTTCCCTTAATTGCGCAAAGATTCTATTTACTTATTTAGGGCCGGTAACGCCAAATATTGTAAGTTCCGTTGCCCAACTTTTCCAAGTGGAAAATTTAAGTTTTTTAAATTTGAAAAGTACACTTGAAAACCAAGTTCTTGGGCCATACCAAATGTTATCAAAACGAGTAGAGGAAAAAAATATTTCACTTATGATCGAGGAAACGAAAGAAGCATTTCAAAAAGCAAATCCTGAAAAGTCAAATGTCGAACCAGGAAAAACTACTTCTCCAACTTCGGTTGCCACTACAGTTTCAGAAGATGGATTTATCACAATTGATGAACTTTCAAAAGTGGAACTTCGTGTAGGACAAATAATGGAAGCAGGCCCCGTGGAAGGTGCCGACAAACTATTGTTTGTAAAAGTTAACCTTGGTGAAAAAGGAATCAAAAATGTTTTTGCAGGGATCAAAGCGAGTTACACTGCAGAGGAACTCGTTGGGAAAAAAGTGGTAGTTGTTGCAAATCTGAAGCCAAGACAAATGAAATTTGGATTATCGGAAGCAATGTTACTCGCTTCAGGAAAAGAAAAAACTTTGTCTTTATTTGTTCCTGATCGCGATGCCAATCCAGGGGATCTTTTAAAGTAA
- a CDS encoding TerB family tellurite resistance protein produces MAKKIVQNLKQVKGNKKKHPESIQSTLDIESDLHIEYAKVLLSLWSYACHADGQFKKKEGEIVGELVNVLFEPDCLLSGFQSQKKQVLDILSKTFENPLPMKTITKVVSDNDEYALNFFEDAVCIVASDGSLNQDEIRFLEDLASELKISHMDKVRVEKKYLN; encoded by the coding sequence ATGGCAAAGAAAATCGTTCAGAATTTGAAACAAGTCAAAGGGAACAAAAAGAAACATCCGGAATCCATCCAATCGACTCTGGACATCGAAAGTGACCTTCATATCGAATACGCCAAAGTCCTTCTTAGTTTATGGTCCTACGCTTGCCATGCCGACGGGCAGTTCAAAAAGAAAGAAGGGGAAATCGTGGGGGAACTTGTGAACGTACTATTTGAACCGGATTGCCTGCTTAGTGGGTTCCAATCCCAAAAAAAACAAGTTTTAGACATCTTATCAAAGACTTTTGAAAATCCACTGCCTATGAAGACAATTACAAAAGTAGTTTCTGACAATGATGAGTATGCATTGAATTTTTTTGAAGATGCTGTCTGTATTGTTGCCTCCGATGGATCACTCAATCAGGATGAAATTCGGTTTTTGGAAGACTTAGCTAGCGAATTGAAAATAAGTCATATGGACAAAGTCAGAGTTGAAAAAAAATATTTAAATTGA
- a CDS encoding class I SAM-dependent methyltransferase, whose amino-acid sequence MKRSVNFSFNHMIRIPEPELMDDLTQAESYAQADFETAHSFLIRKFQDRLPQRFSPESVLDLGCGPGDMSSRLYTQFPNANFTFVDGSAFMLDLCKKRMGIMVLKKRNQKIEFKKELIQELVPESPYDLVFSNSLLHHLHDPFEFWAAVQRSIHPDSFIFISDLMRPDSLNMANHLVERYANDEPEVLKRDFYNSLLAAYRIEEVKEMLEVVRLDSKLNIELVTDRHWICYSKPRL is encoded by the coding sequence ATGAAACGGTCGGTTAACTTTTCCTTTAATCACATGATTCGGATTCCAGAGCCAGAACTTATGGATGACCTTACCCAAGCAGAGTCTTATGCACAAGCTGACTTCGAAACGGCACATTCGTTTCTCATTCGTAAATTTCAAGATAGGCTTCCTCAAAGATTTAGTCCTGAATCTGTTTTAGATTTAGGATGTGGTCCTGGAGATATGTCATCTCGATTGTATACACAATTTCCAAATGCTAATTTTACGTTTGTGGATGGTTCCGCGTTCATGTTAGATCTTTGTAAGAAGCGTATGGGTATAATGGTTCTAAAAAAAAGAAACCAAAAAATAGAATTTAAAAAAGAACTCATTCAGGAACTTGTTCCTGAATCCCCCTATGATTTAGTATTTTCAAATTCATTATTACACCATTTACATGATCCGTTTGAATTTTGGGCCGCAGTACAACGGTCGATTCATCCAGATAGTTTTATCTTTATCTCTGATCTAATGCGGCCAGATTCATTAAATATGGCTAACCACCTAGTTGAGCGTTATGCGAATGATGAACCTGAGGTTTTAAAAAGAGATTTTTATAATAGTTTGCTTGCTGCTTATCGAATTGAGGAAGTAAAAGAGATGTTAGAAGTTGTTCGGCTCGATTCAAAACTGAATATTGAACTAGTTACCGATCGTCATTGGATTTGTTATTCCAAACCAAGGCTTTGA
- a CDS encoding TIGR04452 family lipoprotein, whose translation MRKIFLSILFFVFLTNCMLTEAIGIPTYGAVKGSEAKKRISEAIFEAESTASSFWLAQSGMKGGQGPISPLLLINGFLTKILYSYLAEINDEEFFMEDSVLQCESDIRTKGALALGAAYDSLTNVGGVARDALLLPEFASCDLENTGKIITLEPIRF comes from the coding sequence ATGAGAAAAATTTTTCTATCCATTCTTTTCTTTGTCTTTTTGACAAATTGTATGCTGACAGAAGCAATTGGAATACCCACTTATGGGGCCGTCAAAGGTTCTGAGGCAAAAAAACGAATTTCCGAGGCAATTTTTGAAGCAGAATCAACAGCTTCCTCTTTTTGGCTGGCACAATCAGGAATGAAAGGAGGTCAGGGTCCTATTTCGCCGCTCCTCTTAATCAACGGTTTTTTAACAAAAATTTTGTATTCCTATCTAGCTGAGATTAACGATGAAGAATTTTTTATGGAGGACTCGGTGTTACAGTGCGAATCCGATATTCGTACCAAAGGAGCTTTGGCTTTAGGTGCTGCATATGATAGTTTAACAAATGTTGGGGGAGTTGCTCGCGATGCATTGTTACTTCCAGAATTTGCTTCCTGTGATTTAGAAAATACAGGTAAAATTATTACGTTGGAACCGATTCGTTTTTAA
- a CDS encoding serine hydrolase domain-containing protein, which produces MKFKFSIIFVSVLSSLVVNCQKPVSTDKNALSLLVAGILGSCFSLDSCFDQYAKTTDEGASFQVYDGSGNRIYARQSVLDYNTYRPIASGSKWVTAITTMRAIDCNADSTTYANCGTVTTGTCATGGTLSLSRTTGDILGWTGTKGTITLRQLLSFTSGLNAGGGNGSGQATCISSLPIGATGTQKDSCVNEIRDQSTGTPGALYQYNSNHMAVAQRMLEISCGKTWDTIFRQLIITPLGWDVSQAVWKGNFRTGEDADGSLSGAYGLSISPEHYARMLNVLLTNGTAKNAAGGNIANFLSTTSVTEILSDQYRGAKIGYSQFSAFGYRWQYGLGNWRFCTTTDIPSECDKDLISHSIGINGFFPWLDKNRNYMAILAVNNIGRKNGLSLLPASSTSLFFAETVRPLIHQQIGK; this is translated from the coding sequence ATGAAATTTAAATTTTCAATTATATTCGTATCAGTTCTTTCTTCGTTAGTAGTCAATTGTCAAAAACCTGTATCAACAGACAAAAATGCACTATCGTTACTTGTCGCCGGTATCTTAGGTTCCTGTTTTAGCTTAGATTCCTGTTTTGATCAATATGCAAAAACTACGGACGAAGGTGCCAGTTTCCAAGTATACGATGGGTCAGGTAACAGAATTTATGCGAGACAATCAGTTTTAGATTATAATACCTATCGACCAATTGCTTCTGGATCCAAATGGGTCACGGCAATCACAACCATGAGAGCCATTGATTGTAATGCTGACAGTACTACCTATGCAAATTGTGGGACTGTCACAACAGGAACTTGTGCTACTGGTGGAACTTTATCTTTAAGTAGAACCACTGGTGACATCCTGGGATGGACAGGGACTAAGGGAACCATTACCCTTCGACAATTATTATCGTTTACATCGGGTCTCAATGCTGGTGGAGGCAATGGATCTGGGCAAGCCACTTGTATCTCTAGTTTGCCTATCGGAGCAACCGGTACCCAAAAAGACAGTTGTGTGAATGAAATCCGCGACCAGTCAACTGGTACGCCTGGTGCCTTATACCAATATAATTCGAATCATATGGCAGTCGCACAACGCATGTTAGAGATATCATGTGGAAAAACTTGGGATACTATTTTTAGGCAACTCATCATCACTCCTTTAGGTTGGGATGTTAGTCAGGCTGTATGGAAGGGTAATTTTAGAACTGGAGAGGACGCAGATGGAAGTTTGTCAGGGGCTTATGGTCTCTCCATTTCTCCAGAACATTATGCTCGAATGCTCAATGTATTACTTACGAATGGGACTGCTAAAAATGCCGCAGGAGGAAATATCGCTAATTTCCTTTCTACCACATCGGTGACAGAAATATTATCAGACCAATACCGAGGAGCTAAGATCGGGTATTCTCAGTTTTCTGCTTTTGGTTACCGTTGGCAATATGGCCTTGGAAACTGGCGGTTTTGCACTACTACGGATATTCCTTCCGAATGTGACAAAGACCTCATCTCACACAGCATTGGAATCAATGGATTCTTTCCTTGGTTAGATAAAAATCGAAATTATATGGCAATCCTTGCTGTAAATAATATTGGTAGAAAAAATGGATTGAGTTTGTTACCAGCTTCTTCAACCTCATTATTCTTTGCAGAAACAGTGAGACCGCTCATTCATCAACAAATAGGTAAGTAA
- a CDS encoding START domain-containing protein codes for MTKKQILMITLIGVSFLSNLTSLFGQSPEWSESKRKKGIQVFSRPFPGSNLDEFLGRAEVEASISQVIALLTDPASCKNLYHQCKELTVLSGTEKKSVVYLRNSAPWPVNDRDLIMDRGFEQNEKTLATVMKIKRLDSNARPTPSGVTRMENFEGVWRITPQANGKLKIEYQAHFEPGGSVPQSVINLVLTDTPYESLLNLKTLVEEGKHKETKFDWVKEPTKN; via the coding sequence ATGACAAAAAAACAAATTCTAATGATAACTTTGATAGGAGTCTCCTTTCTATCAAATCTAACCTCACTCTTTGGCCAATCACCAGAATGGTCGGAGTCCAAACGAAAAAAGGGAATTCAAGTATTCTCACGTCCTTTTCCTGGCTCCAATTTAGATGAATTTTTAGGTCGAGCCGAAGTGGAAGCATCGATTTCTCAAGTCATCGCTCTTTTGACAGATCCCGCTTCCTGCAAAAACCTTTATCACCAATGCAAAGAACTCACAGTACTTTCTGGTACCGAAAAAAAATCAGTGGTTTACCTTCGCAACAGTGCACCTTGGCCAGTCAATGATCGTGATTTGATTATGGACCGAGGATTTGAACAAAATGAAAAAACTTTGGCGACAGTTATGAAAATCAAACGCCTTGATTCCAATGCACGCCCAACTCCTTCTGGAGTCACTCGTATGGAAAATTTTGAAGGTGTTTGGCGAATCACTCCACAGGCCAATGGAAAACTAAAAATTGAATACCAAGCTCATTTTGAACCAGGTGGATCTGTTCCCCAATCAGTCATCAATTTAGTATTAACTGACACTCCTTACGAATCACTATTGAATTTAAAAACTTTAGTTGAAGAGGGAAAACATAAGGAAACAAAATTTGATTGGGTGAAAGAACCAACAAAAAACTAG
- a CDS encoding acyl-CoA dehydrogenase family protein, protein MTATAVKLEKSQAEKALSAQAALLNEVTKRLAQKNSDNGKVSVSKMDKTQHVFYQLAWMTAQQRVAENFIVYAWDASKGTGEMEQKMALTFVAETVSNIRSELAARPAEYELTYQELFSKLFSDEINVYVEAASKMENYEAIVDKIVDLGHFGAYGLSEDHENFRGIFKDFAENVVVPHAEHVHRHDDLIPQEIINGLKDMGCFGLCIPEQFGGIQPDDRPDNISMLVVTEELSRGSLGAAGSLITRPEIMSKALLKGGTEEQKNKWLPLLASGEKFAGIMVTEPNYGSDVAGVSVTAKEVDGGFVINGVKTWCTFAGYANLLLILCRTESDPSLKHRGLSILLAEKPSFDGHEFSYKQEGGGTIQGKAIGTIGYRGMHSYEVSFEDYFVPKENLLGGDAGRGKGFYFQMEGFAGGRIQTAARANGVMQAALEAALRYSQERKVFAKPIYDYTLTKFKIAKMAMIVQATRQYTNYVATLLDEHKGQMEATLVKLYASKIAEWVTREAMQIHGGMGYAEEYPVSRYFVDARVFSIFEGAEEVMALRVVAKDLLDQALAS, encoded by the coding sequence ATGACCGCAACGGCAGTGAAACTCGAAAAATCCCAGGCGGAGAAGGCTCTTAGTGCCCAAGCCGCCCTCCTTAATGAAGTTACCAAACGACTAGCTCAGAAAAATTCCGATAACGGCAAAGTATCCGTAAGCAAAATGGACAAAACGCAACATGTGTTTTACCAATTGGCTTGGATGACGGCTCAACAACGTGTTGCTGAGAACTTTATCGTTTATGCTTGGGATGCGTCCAAGGGAACTGGTGAAATGGAACAGAAAATGGCTCTTACTTTTGTAGCCGAAACTGTTTCTAACATTCGTTCTGAACTGGCAGCACGTCCTGCAGAATATGAACTCACATACCAAGAACTATTCTCCAAACTTTTTTCTGATGAAATCAATGTTTACGTTGAAGCTGCATCAAAAATGGAAAACTACGAGGCCATTGTAGATAAGATTGTTGATCTTGGACACTTCGGTGCTTATGGACTTTCCGAAGACCATGAAAACTTTCGCGGAATTTTCAAAGATTTTGCTGAAAACGTAGTGGTTCCACATGCAGAACATGTCCACAGACATGACGACCTAATCCCACAAGAAATCATCAACGGATTAAAAGACATGGGTTGTTTTGGACTTTGTATTCCAGAACAGTTTGGTGGAATCCAACCAGATGACCGTCCAGATAACATTTCCATGTTAGTGGTAACGGAAGAACTTTCTCGTGGTTCACTCGGTGCTGCTGGATCACTCATCACTCGTCCAGAAATTATGTCTAAGGCTCTCCTCAAAGGGGGAACCGAAGAACAAAAAAACAAATGGTTGCCACTACTTGCTTCCGGTGAAAAATTCGCAGGAATTATGGTAACAGAACCTAACTACGGTTCTGACGTTGCTGGAGTGTCTGTAACTGCAAAAGAAGTAGACGGTGGATTTGTAATCAACGGTGTAAAAACTTGGTGCACATTCGCAGGTTATGCGAATCTCCTACTTATCCTATGCCGTACAGAATCTGACCCAAGTCTCAAACACAGAGGTCTTTCCATCCTACTGGCTGAAAAACCATCCTTTGATGGCCATGAATTCAGTTACAAACAAGAAGGTGGCGGAACCATTCAAGGAAAAGCTATCGGAACTATCGGTTACCGAGGAATGCACTCTTATGAAGTATCTTTCGAAGATTACTTTGTTCCTAAAGAAAACCTTCTTGGTGGAGATGCAGGACGAGGAAAAGGATTCTATTTCCAAATGGAAGGATTTGCTGGTGGACGTATCCAAACAGCAGCTCGTGCCAATGGTGTGATGCAAGCAGCTCTTGAAGCAGCACTTCGTTATTCTCAAGAACGTAAAGTATTCGCAAAACCAATTTACGATTATACTTTAACTAAGTTCAAAATTGCGAAGATGGCAATGATTGTCCAAGCAACTCGCCAGTATACTAACTATGTAGCAACACTACTCGATGAACACAAAGGCCAAATGGAAGCAACACTTGTTAAGTTGTATGCATCCAAAATTGCTGAGTGGGTCACTCGTGAAGCAATGCAAATTCATGGTGGTATGGGTTATGCGGAAGAATATCCAGTATCAAGATATTTTGTTGATGCTCGTGTATTCTCTATCTTTGAAGGTGCGGAAGAAGTAATGGCACTTCGCGTAGTAGCGAAAGACCTACTTGACCAAGCGCTCGCTTCTTAG
- a CDS encoding crossover junction endodeoxyribonuclease RuvC: MKIIGIDPGSHRVGYAVLSFPEGLRRNPTLLTYGTIEVAPKTPSPDNLLQIRKELMDILSEYQPETAAVEELFFVQNTTTGMKVSESRGVILLSLGEKQIPVVSLTATQIKKGISAKGNATKKEVRAAIQMILGFKDLKGHDDSWDAIACAFVGRSLV; the protein is encoded by the coding sequence TTGAAAATCATAGGCATTGATCCCGGATCCCACCGTGTAGGGTATGCGGTTCTTTCTTTTCCCGAGGGCTTGCGTCGTAATCCAACGCTTTTAACTTACGGAACGATTGAAGTGGCACCGAAAACCCCGTCCCCAGACAATCTCCTCCAAATCAGAAAGGAACTAATGGACATTCTTTCGGAATACCAACCGGAAACAGCCGCTGTGGAAGAACTGTTCTTTGTTCAGAACACGACAACGGGGATGAAGGTTTCGGAATCTCGCGGGGTCATTTTACTTTCTCTCGGCGAAAAACAAATTCCTGTTGTATCACTGACAGCAACGCAAATCAAAAAAGGAATCTCCGCCAAAGGGAACGCTACCAAAAAAGAAGTGCGGGCAGCAATCCAAATGATTTTAGGATTTAAAGATTTGAAAGGCCACGACGACTCATGGGACGCCATCGCTTGCGCCTTTGTGGGTCGATCTTTAGTTTGA